CAAGCTATTACAACAGCTAAAACAAAAAAGCCCAGCAACTTAGCTGAGCCTTATTTCCTTTCTATCAAAGGCAATAACAGCAGCGATTACGCTAGCTACTCATAGCCTGCTATTACTGAACTTTAAAGGCGCTAGTCACTTGATGTAGGTGCACTGCCAAGCTTGATAGCTCTTTACTCGCAGCCGAAATCTGCTCGGCACTCACTGCGGTATGTTCGGCAACTGAGCTAATCGCCACTACATTTTCTTTAATATCATTGGCTACTTGGGTTTGTTCGTATAAGGAACTAGACACTCGCTCGCTCATATCGCTAATTACATTAACCCCTTGGTTCATTCCATCAAGTGCAGTGTTTACTTGCTCCATTTGAGCCACACTTTGATCAACATTGGTTTTGCTTTGCATCATCACCTTAACCGCATTTTGCGAGCCATTTTGTAAACGCTTGATCATTGATTCAATTTCGCCAATTGAGTCTTGAGTTCTCTTAGCTAGGGTTCTTACTTCATCGGCTACCACCGCAAAGCCGCGGCCTTGATCGCCAGCTCGCGCAGCTTCAATGGCGGCGTTTAACGCCAGCAAGTTTGTTTGTTCGGCAATGCTGCTTATCACAGTAAGAATTGAGCCAATGTTATCGCTTTCTTCCTCTAAACCTTGAATAACTTGTGCGGCGTGCTCTACGTCATCAGCTAACTGGCTCACCGAAGAACGTGCAGCTACTACGGTATCAAAACCTTGATTTGCTTGCTCCATGGTCTGTTTAGTTTGATCGGAAGTATTGTTGGTATGCTCGGCAACATCGTCTACCGATACACTTAACTGCGATACTGCTGTAGCGACTTGGTCTATTTCAGCCGCTTGTTGCTTTAAGCCTTTGCGGGAACTGTCGGTAATCACTGAGAGCTCTTCCGACGAACTTGAAACTTGGCTTACTGCTGAAGACACCTCTTGAAGGCTAAGATTAAAGCTGTCGAGCATATTGTTGAAGGCCTTGCCCATGGCGCTCACTTCTTGCCCGCCAGATATCGCCGCTCGAACGGTAAGATCTTTGTTTTGTGCCACTTGCTGCATTATTGCTAATAAACCTTGCACAGGCTGGTAAATGCCTTTACCAATCACCCAGGCTCCACCGCCCAGAACCACCAAAGTGAATAGCCAATACACCAGCGAAGAG
The Agarivorans aestuarii DNA segment above includes these coding regions:
- a CDS encoding methyl-accepting chemotaxis protein; this translates as MEYFKSFSIRQKLFVLVGLAISVLVFLQLLSMQELKRSLLVDRIDKLKALVDITSDSVEHYRQLSLNGQLSEQEAKSQALALVRGLRYEGDQYLFIVDKNMKMLAYGVNLKKENTDWSQVKDPNGVFLIQEMWKQVNATGVAQVNYQWNKPNQTELSDKVTYAKSIDGWGWLVATGIYVDDVEAIFQQKLLSSLVYWLFTLVVLGGGAWVIGKGIYQPVQGLLAIMQQVAQNKDLTVRAAISGGQEVSAMGKAFNNMLDSFNLSLQEVSSAVSQVSSSSEELSVITDSSRKGLKQQAAEIDQVATAVSQLSVSVDDVAEHTNNTSDQTKQTMEQANQGFDTVVAARSSVSQLADDVEHAAQVIQGLEEESDNIGSILTVISSIAEQTNLLALNAAIEAARAGDQGRGFAVVADEVRTLAKRTQDSIGEIESMIKRLQNGSQNAVKVMMQSKTNVDQSVAQMEQVNTALDGMNQGVNVISDMSERVSSSLYEQTQVANDIKENVVAISSVAEHTAVSAEQISAASKELSSLAVHLHQVTSAFKVQ